The following proteins come from a genomic window of Alosa sapidissima isolate fAloSap1 chromosome 22, fAloSap1.pri, whole genome shotgun sequence:
- the ing3 gene encoding inhibitor of growth protein 3 codes for MLYLEDYLEMIEQLPMDLRDRFTEMREMDLQVQNAMDQLEQRVNEFFINAKKNKPEWREEQMEVIKKDYYKALEDADEKVQLANQIYDLVDRHLRKLDQELAKFKMELEADNAGITEILERRSLEMDSPSQPVNNHHVHSHATVEKRKYTTPAHHTTEHVPEKKFKSEALLSTLTSDASKENTPGCRGNSVSAAAAVAAANSVYSVNSSQPLSSYNLTALPAGPGAGAGAITMAAAQAVQATAQMKEGRRTSSLKASYEAIKNNDFQLGRDFTVGRGDAYSSSALASTLTQNLTPSNSSESRGSGRKTKGNNKSSNHQSSSSSSSSSLSSCSSSSALAHELVQQASALPEADANSQVDWTYDPNEPRYCICNQVSYGEMVGCDNPDCPIEWFHYGCVGLTEAPKGKWYCPQCNAALKRRGSRHK; via the exons ATGCTGTATTTAGAGGACTACCTCGAAA TGATCGAGCAGCTACCCATGGATCTCCGCGACAGGTTTACggaaatgagagagatggaCCTCCAAGTGCAGA ACGCTATGGACCAGTTGGAGCAACGTGTGAATGAGTTCTTCATCAACGCCAAAAAGAATAAGCCTGAGTGGAGGGAGGAACAGATGGAAGTCATTAAAAAG GACTATTACAAGGCGCTAGAGGATGCAGATGAGAAAGTCCAGCTGGCCAATCAGATATACGATCTG GTGGATCGTCACCTACGCAAGCTGGACCAAGAGCTGGCCAAGTTCAAGATGGAGCTGGAGGCCGACAACGCCGGAATCACAGAGATCCTGGAACGAC GATCGCTGGAGATGGACAGTCCCTCTCAGCCTGTCAATAACCACCACGTCCATTCACACGCCACCGTGGAGA AGCGCAAGTACACAACGCCGGCTCACCATACAACGGAACACGTGCCAGAAAAGAAGTTCAAGTCCGAGGCCCTTCTGTCCACACTTACGTCAGATGCCTCCAAGGAAAACACTCCAG GTTGTCGTGGCAACAGTGtgtcggcggcggcggcggtggcggcggcCAACAGTGTGTACAGCGTGAACTCGTCTCAGCCGCTGAGCTCCTACAACCTCACCGCCCTCCCAGCAGGCCCTGGGGCAGGAGCCGGCGCCATCACCATGGCAGCCGCGCAGGCCGTCCAGGCCACCGCtcag atgaAGGAGGGTCGGCGAACGTCCAGTCTGAAGGCGAGCTACGAGGCCATCAAGAACAACGACTTCCAGctggggcgggacttcaccgtCGGCCGCGGCGACGCCTACTCAAGCTCCGCCCTCGCGTCCACCCTCACACAGAACCTCACGCCCAGCAACAGCTCCGAGTCACGCGGCAGCGGCCGCAAGACCAA aggcaacaacaagtCTTCCAACCACCAGTCGtcttcgtcctcctcctcttcctccctgtcGTCgtgctcttcctcctctgccCTGGCCCATGAGCTGGTCCAGCAGGCCTCCGCGCTACCTGAGGCCGACGCCAACAGCCAGGTCGACTGGACCTATGACCCCAACGAACCTCGATACTGCATCTgcaaccag GTGTCCTATGGTGAAATGGTGGGATGCGATAACCCAGAT tgTCCTATCGAGTGGTTCCATTACGGCTGTGTGGGGTTGACGGAAGCCCCCAAGGGCAAGTGGTACTGCCCCCAGTGTAACGCTGCACTGAAGAGGAGAGGCAGCAGGCACAAATAA